GTCGAGCAGCGCCGCATCGAAGGCGGTCAGGGGAGTCTCGCCCTCCGCCCGGCCCGTGACCAGGGCAAACCGGTTGGGAATCGGCAACATGCCAAACACCTCCCGGCCGTGGCGCCGGCCCCGGGACAGCCCCCGGGTCGCCGGGAGCTCGCCGGGCGAGCGGCCCAGCAGGATGGCCGGCGGGCACGGGGGACCGCCGGTGGCAGCCCGAGGCACCCGGCGGTCCCCGGCCTGCGGCCGCCCCGCCCACCCCGGCAGTGCCCCCTGGCCTGCCCCGACCCGGCACCTCCTTTGGGCCTTTGACCCTCCCCGGGACCGGCGCGATTCACGCCCATGGTATGGCGCCGGGCGGCCGGGGGTGCCGGTCCCTGCCGGGCCGCGGGCTCGGCCCCGGCCGGTATCCCGGCCGGCATCCCCGCCCCGGTATCCACTCCCCTATCCACAAAAAGGGGCTTGTCATCCCCAGATCCGGGGCAGGTTATCCCCATCCGGGCGGCCGATATCCCCAGGAATCGACAGTTGCCCACAGCTTGTCAACAAGGAGCGACAGCAGGGCGCAAGAATGGACAGGGCGGTAGCGGCCTGCACGCCGGGCTGGAGGCGCCCAGGGGGAGGGCGGGCGGCCTCCGGCCCGGTTCTGCAGCGTGCGGGCGGTGTTCCTCGCCCGTGGGAGGTGCTTCCCGTGGCTTCTCCTCTACCCGCCGGGTCGCGGCCGCGACCCCTGCGGCCGGCTCTTGCCCACCAGGCGGAGATCGAAGCCATGCGCCGGGAACTCTATCGGCTGGCCCGGCGACGGGGCTACGCCGATCCCCAGGTGGTCGAACTCAGCCGCCGCCTGGACGATCTGATCGTCGGCTGGCACCGGCGCTTTGGCAGGGGCCGGCCCCGGTCCGCGGCGGGCCCGCTGCCCTAGCCCGGCGGGTGCGCTGCCCTCGCCGTCCCGCGCCCCGCCTCGCCCCCCGGTTCCCCCGCCGTGGTAGAATCGGGACATGAGCGACGCCCAGAACATGCCAGAGCTTCCGGCCGGCATCGACTGGAACG
This is a stretch of genomic DNA from Thermaerobacter sp. PB12/4term. It encodes these proteins:
- a CDS encoding aspartyl-phosphate phosphatase Spo0E family protein, whose protein sequence is MASPLPAGSRPRPLRPALAHQAEIEAMRRELYRLARRRGYADPQVVELSRRLDDLIVGWHRRFGRGRPRSAAGPLP